A genome region from Bombus pyrosoma isolate SC7728 linkage group LG14, ASM1482585v1, whole genome shotgun sequence includes the following:
- the LOC122574995 gene encoding atrophin-1-like, protein MSTRKRSDQGTWLAAIPNHQQPRQPPHDCRLHRHYPQRSNIQQQQPQQHLQQHHHHQQQQPPPPAPPTQYQTLPSNHRHKHHPRYHLYQSHQPRSASFSSLHNVVEGSGRCSSLPRGLRYSLKSPARSSPSPSPSPSPTPSPSPTTSRRVTPSPPAATVRTIPPQDIRHFQQHPLPRTERCCWGLLPRRWFTCRAKGTAGIDFVSRIAFPLMFILFNLGYWSTYLFQGDEGDYMHK, encoded by the exons ATGTCGACGAGGAAGCGCTCGGATCAAGGGACGTGGCTCGCGGCCATTCCCA ACCATCAGCAACCTCGTCAACCGCCCCATGACTGTCGCCTGCATCGGCATTATCCCCAACGCAGTAACATCCAGCAACAACAGCCGCAACAACATCTGCAGCAGCATCATCATCATCAGCAGCAGCAGCCGCCACCTCCGGCTCCACCGACACAATATCAAACGTTACCCTCGAACCATAGACACAAACACCATCCACGTTATCATCTTTATCAATCGCATCAGCCGAGATCCGCGTCGTTCTCGTCGTTACACAACGTGGTCGAAGGTAGCGGTAGATGTTCGTCGTTACCGAGGGGTTTGCGGTATTCGTTGAAAAGTCCTGCGAGATCCTCGCCTTCGCCCTCGCCCTCGCCCTCGCCCACACCCTCCCCGTCACCCACTACGTCTCGCAGAGTGACACCGTCACCGCCCGCGGCGACTGTTCGAACAATCCCGCCCCAAGACATCCGCCATTTCCAACAACATCCGCTTCCCCGTACCGAGCGGTGCTGTTGGGGTCTTCTACCGCGACGTTGGTTCACCTGTCGAGCGAAAGGTACTGCAGGGATTGACTTTGTCTCGCGTATCGCTTTCCCTCTCATGTTCATCCTGTTTAATCTGGGCTACTGGTCCACCTATCTGTTCCAAGGTGACGAAGGCGATTACATGCATAAGTAA